TTTCACTAGGACCCAGATCCCAGACTGGAAGCCCCACACCTCCAACTGCGACCTCTGCTTCCCCAAGAAGAGCTCTTTTCAGCGAATAGGAAGGAAGCGGGCTAAACCACTTAAAAGTGCACACAGCCTTCCAAAGAGAATCAAAAGGGACTCCTCAGAATTCTCAGGGGCCAATAGAGTGTGGAGACAGACCACAGATAATACTGTGGGATCTGGTGGGAAAGAATGGTTAAAACTATCAGTTCAGAGAGGACAGTGGGTAAAGAATATCACACAGTGCCAGAAGGACCATCTGAGCACTAAGCTCATCCCCACCGAAGTCCCAGCAGACTTCATACATGCTGTTACTTGCCAAGTATGTGATCATCTGCTTTCTGACCCTGTCCAGTCACCATGTAGACACCTGTTCTGTCGGGTCTGCATCCTGAGATACAGTCGTACTTTGGGCCCAAACTGTCCCACTTGTAACCAACATCTAAATCCATCCCACCTGACCAGGCCAGCCAAATTCTTCCTTGCCACCCTCAACTCTCTCCCTCTGCTCTGCCCCAGAGAAGGATGCAGTGACTGGGTCCGTTTAGACTCCTTTAGAGAACACTGCCTTAACCACTACCATGAAAAAGAGTCTCAAGAAGAACAAACACCTTCAGACCAGAACATCGATGGTTACTTGCCGGTCAACAAAGGTGGGCGTCCTCGACAGCACCTTTTGTCACTGACCCGTCGGGCTCAAAAGCACAGGCTGAGAGACTTGAAGAACCAGGTGAAGGTTTTTGCTGAAAAGGAAGAAGGAGGGGATGTGAAGTCGGTCTGTTTGACGCTCTTCCTTCTGGCGTTGAGAGCTGGGAATGAACACAAACAAGCAGATGAACTGGAAGCTATGATGCAAGGTACTGCCAAGAAACATATCACCCACAATATGTGACTGTCAAAGCAGTCGTTGTCAGACAAATACAACTAGAATGAACAGATAATGCATTATTGACTTACTCACATAAGCTTGGGAGCCACCAAGAATaagaatatatacaatttttacaaTCTAATATATGGCATCATTATTTGTTTTCTAGAATGAACTAGTCTAATTTTCACCGCCTGACTGCAGATAATTGTACTCATTTTTCACAGAACAACAGCTTTAACGTGTAATTTTACACAATTATGTTCACATTTACTACCTGCAATAGATGCACAAAATGAATTGAACACGTCCACAAGGTTATCTACGAAACAAAAATTAATGAATTCTTTTCTTACATGCATCACTGTCAATTTAAATAGAATAATCACCACtttactgaatgtgtgtgtgtgtgtgtatgtgcacatgTGAGACTCAATACACAATAACAATTCTTGTAAAGAGCCTGTTAGGATGAAAACAACATCAGTAGCCCTTGTATCTGCAAATGACATAGATGCTGTCTTCGGCCCCAGGGGAACAGGGCCCAGCTGGTGTTTTCATCATCAGCCAATAGATCAGTATTTCCAGCCCAGCTGAGTCACCTCTCTTCtaacttaaacattaataatCTTGCTTATCTAGAACAATTAAGACATATCACAATCTGCAATTACAATCAGAATTCCAGATATGCTGGCGCTCATTTGATAGTTCTCTGAAATCAGTCCACAAACACACATAGGCACATAATCACACATTCAGGCTCACGCTCTTTGAGTTTATTCTGGATAAACAGTTATATGAATTCAATCTTCTGATTCTATCTCACACAGTTTTGTTTTCCCTCTGTATTTTCTTTCAGGCAGGGGATTTGGGCTGCATCCTGCAGTGTGTTTGGCTATAAGGGTAAACACCTTCCTCAGCTGCAGTCAGTACCACAAGATGTACCGCACTGTAAAGGCCACTAGTGGTCGCCAGATATTCCAGCCCCTCCACACTCTACGTAATGCTGAGAAAGAGCTTCTCCCTGGGTTCCACCAGTTTGAGTGGCAGCCAGCTTTAAAAAGTGTTTCCAGCTCCTGGGATGTGGGCATCATTGATGGTCTCTCTGGTTGGACAACCTCTGTTGACGATGTCCCTGCGGACACGATCTCCAGAAGATTCCGTTACGATGTGGCACTGGTTTCTGCATTAAAAGATTTGGAGGAGGACATAATGGAAGGACTGAGAGAGAGGGAGCTGGATGACAGCATATGCACCTCTGGTTTTACCGTTGTGGTGAAAGAATCATGTGACGGTATGGGAGATGTCAGCGAGAAGCATGGAGGTGGTCCAGCGGTTCCTGAGAAGGCGGTGAGGTTTTCCTTCACAATCATGTCCATCTCCATCAGAGCTGAGGGTGAAGATGATGGCATCACCATCTTTCAGGAACAAAAGCCAAACTCTGAGCTCTCCTGCAGACCTTTGTGTCTCATGTTTGTGGATGAGTCCGACCATGAGACCCTGACGGCCATCTTGGGACCTGTGGTAGCAGAGCGGAAAGCCATGATGGAAAGTCGGCTTATTTTATCAGTTGGTGGTCTGCTACGATCCTTTAGGTTCTTCTTCCGAGGCACAGGCTACGATGAGAAGATGGTTCGTGAAATGGAAGGCCTAGAAGCATCAGGCTCCACTTATATATGCACACTCTGCGACTCAACCCGAGCTGAAGCGTCTCAGAACATGGTGCTACATTCCATCACACGTAGCCACGATGAAAATCTTGAGCGCTATGAGATCTGGAGGAAAAATCCTTTCTCAGAGTCTGCTGATGAGCTTCGTGACCGGGTCAAAGGTGTTTCTGCCAAGCCATTCATGGAGACCCAGCCTACTCTAGATGCCCTGCATTGTGACATTGGCAATGCTACTGAATTCTACAAGATCTTTCAGGATGAGATTGGCGAAGTCTACCAGAAGAGCAATCCGAGTCGAGAGGAACGCCGCCGTTGGCGGTCAGCCCTGgacaaacagctgagaaagaagcTGAAACTCAAACCTGTGATGAGGATGAATGGAAACTATGCTCGTCGGCTGATGACACGTGAAGCTGTGGAGGTGGTCTGTGAGCTGGTTCCTTCTGAGGAACGGCGTGAGGCACTACAAAAACTGATGGACCTCTACCTCCAGATGAAGCCTGTGTGGCGTTCCACCTGTCCCTCCCGAGACTGCCCTGTCCAACTCTGTCAATATAGCTACAACTCTCAGCAATTTGCTGATCTGCTTTCCACCACATTTAAGTACCGCTATGATGGAAAAATCACCAACTACCTCCACAAGACTCTGGCCCATGTTCCTGAGATTGTTGAGAGAGATGGGTCTATTGGAGCGTGGGCCAGTGAAGGCAATGAGTCTGGGAACAAGCTGTTCAGGCGTTTTCGGAAGATGAATGCAAGGCAGTCCAAAACGTTTGAACTTGAAGATGTACTTAAACACCACTGGCTGTACACCTCCAAATATCTTCAGAAGTTTATGGAGGCTCACAAGAATTCAGCAAAAGCAATGCAGGCCACAATCAACCCAGAAGAGACCCCAGATGAAGTTGATATGCCTCTTGAAGTCCCAGATTTTTGAGTGTTTCTTTGATTGACTTTCTTTAATGGACCCTTTTTCTTGTTAATGAAAATATTGTTAAGTAATTGATTTTATTTCTTGAGATGAGATTTAATATCACATATAATGGCTTTATTATtcacttcattattttttttttttttaagccagtgCATAAACGTGGGATAAATTGTTTTATGGCAGAGATAAAATTGTATGGGCAGTCTTTTTTTCTCCCCAGCTTTTGGAGGCAAATTGTCTGTGTTTTATCTCTTGCTGCTTGTGAAATATGAGGGATTTTATTGTATTGCCAGGTTGTGACACCTTCACGAATTCATACAGAAGGGTTATTTATGAAAACGTATGAGGGAGTTGTAAGTCACTGAAATTGTGTTACAGGAGCCCCACATTTACGATGGCTATATTAATATATCACACAGGACAAAGACAAAATGCAATTAGAAAACTCAAATTGTCTCCTTTGCAGAAGGTCTTAAGAAAAAGGGGTTATTTTAGCAGTGCAGTATTTTGATGGTTTTCAACTGGTCCACAACTGACTATAAACACCCATAGACACTATGCTACAGCATTTgcacatttacatacatttacccCATAATCTACCTCAGTCTTCAATCTTACAGGTCCCACAGGACATTTGCACCATGcagctcacacaaacacattttcaaatattctGGAAGAAATTAGCATGCGTTTTACGCCATAGCATCTATTGACTATTGTTGGAACTTCTTTATTGCTACTGTATATGTTACAGTTTAGAGATGTGTTGGCTATTGACTTAAACTTGTACctcattttattaattacatttctcTTATTTTGTTGAATAGTATCACTGTGTTTATTATGCTCTCTTAAACTGAGAGGTTTTTGGTGATTtactttacaaatgtatttaattttctttttcagctgATTGGTTTCTTTGTGAATTGATTTTACTggtttctttgtctttttttttttttgctttctttgatTCATCATACAACAATTTCAGATGCTAAGTTGTCATGTAATCTCAAGTGACtatttaaattgtacttaaatttctttatgttctttttttatttgaaataaaaatgttctgtagACTTGCACAAAGGCACTGGTAATGTTCTTGACCCATcattaattttttctttcattttgcaaGAGCATTACAGTGATTGTTGTAATCCATGAATTCATACTTTGTCTTTTTAAAAGATCGagtataaatgttttgtaattaattacatttgatttcttttccttttgggaaataataaaaataaataatccaaaaAACTTTTTGTCCTAtttcatttatctattttttgtaatatgtcatataacaatataatgtgtgtatgtattgatatatactgtatgtatatataaatatatatatatatatatatatatatatatatatatatatatatatatatatatatatatatatatatatagcataaaaacacagttacaatattttccattaaaattatttctctttatttatgaagaaaaaagaaCCACAAGCTTCCCCCATTTtaaaaaagacataaatcatCAGTTTAACAATATCAAACAAGTCTGGTAAAAAATGCTTTTAGTTTCTTAATACTGCTGTAAGCAAATTCATTCAATTAACGATAAATTTCTGTTATTTCTGTGAAAAAACGAAACCATCCAATTTCtgttaatataaaacaattaaaacacatttttatgatATAACAGAACAGAACAACATTTCAGTCAAAAAGTCTCCGCAAAAAGCTCTTCTTAGCTGGGGTCATTTTCATTGAAACAGGAGCTTTGCGATGGGTCATTTTCATTGGGACTCTCTTCACTGGCATTATCTGGCGTGGTGGAGTCATCTCCTGCATGGGCAGGACTCTGTGATCCAAGCAGAAGTACTTGCAGTTGTCTTGAGAAAGGCGAAGCAAAAGGCTTTCAGGGAGCTCCATGCACTGGGCATGGACCCAGTGTCCACCTTCGCCTCTAGAGCAGAAGATCATGGCAGGTCTGGTGAGCTCAGTAGAGTAGTATGGCTCCCAGGTGTTAGGGTTCACCTGGCAGGTTAGACAGCACTTGATCCAATAGCCTGTCTGAGATTCATCCTCCTCGTCTTCCTCGTTGTAGGTGTCACCCTCTCCATCACTGCTATTCTCCAGCTCATGAGGTTCTCTTCCAAAGTATAGCTCCTCAGAGTCTTCCAAAGGTGCAGAGTCCTCAAAATCAGTGGACTCCTGGCTGCATCCCTGAGCTGATGTTTCTCCATCTTGTTCCTTCTGGAAGTTCACCTGATAGAAATGGTAAGCATCTGGTGGAGCTGGGTTTCCTTCAGAGGGGATTGCAATCAAGGCACTTCCTTTGCCCAGGCTGCCACCAAACCAAGTACGGCTGTGGGTTACCTCACTGGTCCACTGAGGAGGTTCACGAGGCTCCATGTGGACTCCGACATCATCCAGGCCAATGTATGTGCACTCCATGCGCTTCTGAGTCTCAGACTGGTAGCCGCCCAAAACTATGTACTCATGATAGCCAACAGGAGCAACTATGGCACTGGTAATGGTGAGACCTTCATGAAGAACAGTACAGGTGAGGATAGGGCTTCCTAAGAGAAGCTCTACACGTAGGCGGATCAAACGAGGTGGTCGGCAATCAGAGTTGAGAATGTGACCGCCAAGGAAGTAGACACAGTCCTCTCTCGCAAGAGCTACGTGAAAAGACTGGCCGTCCGTGAGCTCGGGGAGGGTGTGGGCCGTACAGCAACCAAACTCTAGGTCGATAAGAAAGACTTGTGGTGGACAGTCCACCACGCTGTTCCAGTTTTCCGTGGTCCTTTCGGTGGGGGGCATGTAGGACCTGCCGCCAAACAAAACGCAGGCGGTCTTCCCTCGGCTAAGGATCACGCTGAGGGTGTGGCCGTATCGAGCACTAGGAACATCTCCAACCAGCTCTTTTTCTTGACAGCACAGTGTGACTTTGCGATTACATCCTCTGCTGTCTACACTTAACATGTAGAGACTTGAGGACAGCTCATTGTTGGGTGTTCGGCCACCATGAATGAGGTAACACTCAGGACTGCCATCATGAGGCTCAACATGAGCTATCGCAGGACATCGGAGGGGAGGGAGATAACAAGAGttgtttgaaaatgaaatggCACGCAGCTTAAGTTCTCCGTTTTTTATGCGTACACCAAATATTCCAGTTGGACATGAGCGTTTTGGCCAGCCCTTTTGACCAAAGAGGTAAACGTCACCATCCAGCTCTAATAAGGAGAAGCCTGGTTGCATAAGGCCAGCACAGTTCACAGCAGTCAGAGGCTGTAAGGTCATCTTTTTTGCAAAGAACtgtgtaaaatataaatgaaaaactaaaattaattattattcattttagcaGTTGcagaatataaacattttgtaaaatttaCTGTAAAATGCATAGCGTGACTGTATTAAGACTAGCATCATATTAAGAGTCATATGatacgttttttattattattattatcataattaatcAAAGTgataaagacaagaaaaaaaacgCGGAACTATATATCCCTTTCCCTGTTTCCCTGATAACATAGAAACGTCCCCACAGGAAACTGGTTGTAGTTTTCCTTATTCCCGCTTCCCTAAGAGAATCCCGTTCATCTTACAATAAAACGACTACATTACCCAGCATTCAGCGCGAAACTGGCGTTTCTCGTACTACGTTTAAACGGTACGTCTGAGATGTTTCTATAAACTCTGAACGCTGTTATCCTCTTATTTGCTTCAAACTATTATCAGCGTTTCTCAGTTTTACACTTTTTTAGATTCGTTTTAATGTCTTTGTATAATCAATTTCGCAAGAAAAATCTTGTTAAACTAGAAAGCTAAGCTGTGACCATTAGCGCTAAAAATTGCCTAAAAATAAAGATACGTTTTTAAAtcactatatatttataataatattagaaAAATCGTTATACCTAGCTGTTTATTTTCTATAAGGCACAACAATTTcatatacatttctaaatatttaattcatagtCGTAGAATATTGATCTTAATAATATGTGTTTCTTACCTTTTGGTCAATGCACTCCGAAAACTGAGAGCTGTGTGGTGCTGCTAACTTTTATTTGAGATATTAAAGCAAATGGCTTAGTGACTGTGGAAGAGGTTCAGTGTTTGTGAAGGTTGACTAGCTCATCTTGAGGTTAACTGCCTGTAACTGCTGCTAACAACAGGTGTCTGAGCACAACTCGCACAAGTTTGAATGAAAACAAGCACAAACTCAGTGCATCATTGGTCTGTGTATTAATACAGACTTCATATTGGTGTTTTACAACTGATGATTTATTTGCCTAAAAGATGAATccaaaaaaatcatacaagaaTTCACATGGATGGTCTTTCTTCCCAAATTAACACCAGACacaaactttattatttatattttgaaggatTTTAAGAAAACCGTATtatgaatgcatttaattaatttaaagtgaaaaaaagacaaacatttatatttcaaataaatgccattagttaaaaactttgaaataataatcaatattgccgtttttcttttcttttttcagtaattttgatACTGATAGCACGggtgatagcacacatacatcacggagatgtctgcatttacatctgcaagatgtatttgtatttttttagattGTTTGGACATTTCCAATATTTCAAACAGATATccagaaaatgtatttaagatgtttatgatttagaatgcatgtaaaactgacatcttaaagacatcaTCTTAGATTCTTAGATGCTTTCCAGATTGagcgatctttaacagacatcttgcagcaTATTTTAGTTAAACCTCACATATCTAAAATAGCTAAATATCAAATATCTTTTAATGGGCTGTAAATGTGTCATGTTGCACAGATTTGTTTGATTAGGCCATGGTGCCATGGTGCAATCCCACAGATTTTTTTCATGACCTGCATTCGACACTATAATCACAGT
The sequence above is drawn from the Carassius gibelio isolate Cgi1373 ecotype wild population from Czech Republic chromosome B25, carGib1.2-hapl.c, whole genome shotgun sequence genome and encodes:
- the rag2 gene encoding V(D)J recombination-activating protein 2; protein product: MTLQPLTAVNCAGLMQPGFSLLELDGDVYLFGQKGWPKRSCPTGIFGVRIKNGELKLRAISFSNNSCYLPPLRCPAIAHVEPHDGSPECYLIHGGRTPNNELSSSLYMLSVDSRGCNRKVTLCCQEKELVGDVPSARYGHTLSVILSRGKTACVLFGGRSYMPPTERTTENWNSVVDCPPQVFLIDLEFGCCTAHTLPELTDGQSFHVALAREDCVYFLGGHILNSDCRPPRLIRLRVELLLGSPILTCTVLHEGLTITSAIVAPVGYHEYIVLGGYQSETQKRMECTYIGLDDVGVHMEPREPPQWTSEVTHSRTWFGGSLGKGSALIAIPSEGNPAPPDAYHFYQVNFQKEQDGETSAQGCSQESTDFEDSAPLEDSEELYFGREPHELENSSDGEGDTYNEEDEEDESQTGYWIKCCLTCQVNPNTWEPYYSTELTRPAMIFCSRGEGGHWVHAQCMELPESLLLRLSQDNCKYFCLDHRVLPMQEMTPPRQIMPVKRVPMKMTHRKAPVSMKMTPAKKSFLRRLFD
- the rag1 gene encoding V(D)J recombination-activating protein 1; the protein is MEKGRWSSEDAPRASMPDELSHPKFSEWKFKLFRVKSMEKAPLPNETPVEKENQPEVAIEVAGSPGSVMKLCFGGKSKENMESARGRVDLKLQEIDTHMNLLRCLCRLCGLSIRKTKGPSHEVQGDLEVSSRCALRRMGCKFLTWPEVILKVFKVDVTTDMETVHPSLFCHRCWTAAMRGGGFCSFTRTQIPDWKPHTSNCDLCFPKKSSFQRIGRKRAKPLKSAHSLPKRIKRDSSEFSGANRVWRQTTDNTVGSGGKEWLKLSVQRGQWVKNITQCQKDHLSTKLIPTEVPADFIHAVTCQVCDHLLSDPVQSPCRHLFCRVCILRYSRTLGPNCPTCNQHLNPSHLTRPAKFFLATLNSLPLLCPREGCSDWVRLDSFREHCLNHYHEKESQEEQTPSDQNIDGYLPVNKGGRPRQHLLSLTRRAQKHRLRDLKNQVKVFAEKEEGGDVKSVCLTLFLLALRAGNEHKQADELEAMMQGRGFGLHPAVCLAIRVNTFLSCSQYHKMYRTVKATSGRQIFQPLHTLRNAEKELLPGFHQFEWQPALKSVSSSWDVGIIDGLSGWTTSVDDVPADTISRRFRYDVALVSALKDLEEDIMEGLRERELDDSICTSGFTVVVKESCDGMGDVSEKHGGGPAVPEKAVRFSFTIMSISIRAEGEDDGITIFQEQKPNSELSCRPLCLMFVDESDHETLTAILGPVVAERKAMMESRLILSVGGLLRSFRFFFRGTGYDEKMVREMEGLEASGSTYICTLCDSTRAEASQNMVLHSITRSHDENLERYEIWRKNPFSESADELRDRVKGVSAKPFMETQPTLDALHCDIGNATEFYKIFQDEIGEVYQKSNPSREERRRWRSALDKQLRKKLKLKPVMRMNGNYARRLMTREAVEVVCELVPSEERREALQKLMDLYLQMKPVWRSTCPSRDCPVQLCQYSYNSQQFADLLSTTFKYRYDGKITNYLHKTLAHVPEIVERDGSIGAWASEGNESGNKLFRRFRKMNARQSKTFELEDVLKHHWLYTSKYLQKFMEAHKNSAKAMQATINPEETPDEVDMPLEVPDF